The proteins below are encoded in one region of Ereboglobus luteus:
- a CDS encoding YifB family Mg chelatase-like AAA ATPase, with protein MLATLNSATLQGIDAELVHVEVNTGEAGELKLIVVGLPDTAVKESTDRVFSALGNSGFKKPFSRTTINLAPGDLRKEGPLYDLPIALGVLAATRADGSAKTLRPDAPLDDYLIAGELSLSGATRPIRGALAIARLAKRLGKRGVLLPLQNAPEAALVEGINVHAVDSLDRAFRFLNGEISLPPTPPPDRSPQHDDAIGDFSEIKGQHALRRAVEVAIAGGHNLLMIGPPGSGKSMIAKRIPTIMPAPTLDESLEILGIHSAAGQTISGPVQLGRRPVRSPHHTISDVGLLGGGAIPGPGEISLAHHGILFLDELPEFKRSALEVMRQPLEDGSVTISRSAGKVTLPCAFVLVAAMNPCPCGYLGDPKHECRCAPAQIQRYRSRISGPLLDRIDIHIEAPALSISELRNEAPGEPSSAIRDRVQTARDLQLARFQGTAATANARMTHAQIRKHCAIDSTLGDLLQHAMEQLSLSARAYDRISKVSRTIADLAGSEKIESPHLLEAIQYRSLDRNVFY; from the coding sequence ATGCTCGCTACCCTCAACTCCGCCACCCTCCAGGGCATCGACGCCGAGCTCGTCCACGTTGAGGTCAACACCGGCGAGGCCGGCGAACTCAAACTCATCGTCGTCGGCCTGCCCGACACCGCCGTGAAGGAATCCACCGACCGCGTCTTCTCCGCGCTCGGCAACAGCGGTTTCAAAAAACCCTTCTCGCGCACGACGATCAACCTCGCCCCCGGCGATCTCCGCAAGGAAGGCCCTCTCTACGACCTGCCCATCGCCCTCGGCGTCCTCGCCGCAACGCGCGCCGACGGCAGCGCCAAAACCCTCCGGCCCGACGCGCCTCTCGACGATTACCTCATCGCGGGCGAACTCTCGCTCTCCGGCGCCACGCGCCCCATCCGAGGCGCGCTCGCCATCGCCCGCCTCGCCAAGCGCCTCGGCAAACGCGGAGTTCTGCTCCCTCTCCAAAACGCCCCCGAGGCCGCGCTTGTTGAAGGCATCAACGTCCACGCCGTCGATTCGCTCGACCGCGCATTCCGCTTCCTCAACGGCGAGATTTCCCTGCCGCCGACACCCCCGCCCGACAGAAGCCCGCAACACGACGACGCCATCGGCGACTTCTCCGAGATCAAGGGCCAGCACGCCCTGCGCCGCGCCGTCGAGGTAGCCATCGCCGGCGGCCACAATCTCTTGATGATCGGCCCTCCCGGCTCCGGCAAATCCATGATCGCAAAACGAATCCCCACGATCATGCCCGCGCCCACGCTCGATGAATCGCTCGAAATCCTCGGCATCCACTCCGCCGCCGGGCAAACGATCTCTGGCCCCGTGCAACTCGGGCGCCGCCCCGTGCGCTCCCCGCATCACACCATCTCCGACGTCGGCCTGCTCGGCGGCGGCGCAATTCCCGGCCCCGGCGAAATCTCGCTCGCTCACCACGGCATCCTCTTCCTCGACGAACTGCCCGAGTTCAAGCGCTCCGCGCTCGAAGTCATGCGCCAGCCGCTTGAGGACGGCTCGGTCACCATCTCGCGCAGCGCCGGCAAAGTCACGCTCCCGTGCGCCTTTGTTCTCGTCGCCGCAATGAACCCCTGCCCCTGCGGCTACCTCGGCGATCCGAAGCACGAATGCCGTTGCGCGCCCGCGCAAATCCAGCGCTACCGCTCGCGCATCAGCGGCCCGCTCCTCGACCGCATCGACATCCACATCGAGGCTCCCGCGCTCTCCATTTCAGAGCTTCGCAACGAAGCTCCCGGCGAACCCTCCTCCGCCATCCGCGACCGCGTGCAAACCGCGCGCGACCTCCAGCTCGCCCGATTCCAAGGCACCGCCGCCACCGCGAACGCGCGCATGACTCACGCGCAAATCCGCAAGCACTGCGCCATCGACAGCACGCTCGGCGACCTCCTCCAGCACGCCATGGAGCAACTCTCCCTCTCCGCGCGCGCCTACGACCGCATCTCAAAAGTCTCGCGCACCATCGCCGACCTCGCAGGCTCCGAAAAAATCGAGTCGCCACACCTGCTCGAAGCCATCCAATACCGCAGCCTCGACCGGAATGTGTTTTATTGA
- a CDS encoding acylphosphatase, whose protein sequence is MTEPANTTYHETVYFAGHVQGVGFRYTTMQVAREYEVAGYVTNILDGRVHIEAEGRESEVKGFITALEDRMHGYIRKTERIPSRRPPEFSGFAIR, encoded by the coding sequence ATGACCGAACCCGCCAACACCACCTATCACGAAACCGTTTATTTTGCCGGCCACGTGCAAGGCGTGGGTTTTCGCTACACCACGATGCAAGTCGCCCGCGAATATGAAGTCGCCGGTTACGTGACCAACATTCTCGACGGACGAGTGCATATCGAGGCCGAGGGCCGCGAGTCCGAAGTCAAGGGCTTCATCACCGCGCTCGAGGATCGCATGCACGGTTACATCCGCAAAACCGAGCGCATCCCGTCCCGGCGCCCGCCGGAGTTCAGCGGATTCGCAATTCGCTGA